One window of the Pyrus communis chromosome 17, drPyrComm1.1, whole genome shotgun sequence genome contains the following:
- the LOC137723052 gene encoding oxysterol-binding protein-related protein 3A-like, whose protein sequence is MAPNPKDPKQSGGFFASMASTLTNLGSAMTKSVNGIMGYEGLEVINPDGGQEDLEDEARKGRWKQEDRDGYWKIMQKYIGSDITSMVTLPVLIFEPMTMLQKMAEITEYSHLLDLADECEDPYMRSVYVASFFISVYFAFQRTWKPFNPILGETYEMVNHGGVTFLSEQVSHHPPMSAGHAENEHFIYDITSKVKTKFLGNSLDIYPVGRTRLTLKRDGVEFELAPPPTKVNNLIFGRTWVDSPGDMVLTNLTTGDKVVLYFQPCGWFGSGRYEVDGYVYNSAEDPKILMTGKWNESMSYQPCDSEGEPLPGTELKEVWRVADVPENDKFQYTHFAHKINSFDTAPKKLLASDSRLRPDRYALEQGDLSKAGFEKSSLEERQRAEKKNRLEKGHEFTPRWFDKTDEVFKTTWDDMEVYRYNGKYTEHRAAIDNSDSVEAIDVKSIEFNPWQYEDLATA, encoded by the exons ATGGCTCCCAATCCCAAGGATCCGAAGCAAAGCGGAGGTTTCTTTGCCTCCATGGCTTCCACTTTGACCAATCTCGGTAGCGCCATGACCAAATCCGTCAACGG CATAATGGGTTATGAGGGGCTGGAGGTTATCAATCCAGATGGAGGGCAGGAAGATCTCGAAGACGAAGCAAGGAAAGGAAGATGGAAGCAGGAG GATCGGGATGGTTACTGGAAGATAATGCAGAAGTATATTGGCTCTGACATCACATCAATGGTGACCCTTCCAGTACTTATTTTCGAGCCAATGACCATGCTGCAGAAAATGGCAGAG ATTACGGAATACTCCCATCTGTTAGATCTTGCTGATGAATGTGAGGATCCATACATGAGATCAGTATATGTTG CATCCTTTTTCATATCTGTCTACTTTGCCTTTCAACGAACCTGGAAGCCATTCAATCCAATACTTGGCGAGACTTATGAAATGGTTAATCATGGGGGCGTCACGTTTTTATCAGAACAG GTCAGTCATCACCCTCCTATGAGTGCTGGTCATGCTGAAAATGAGCATTTTATTTATGACATAACGTCGAAGGTGAAAACCAAATTTTTGGGGAACTCACTGGATATCTATCCAGTCGGAAG AACACGTTTGACCCTTAAAAGAGATGGTGTAGAATTTGAATTGGCGCCCCCTCCAACAAAAGTTAACAACTTAATTTTTGGACGAACATGGGTCGATTCACCAGGAGATATGGTTTTGACCAATTTGACCACAGGGGACAAAGTTGTGCTGTATTTCCAACCATGCGGCTGGTTTGG ATCTGGTCGCTATGAAGTAGATGGATATGTTTATAATTCTGCTGAGGATCCTAAAATATTGATGACTGGAAAATGGAACGAGTCAATGAGTTATCAACCCTGTGACTCAGAAGGGGAGCCACTTCCTGGCACTGAACTGAAAGAG GTTTGGAGAGTTGCTGATGTTCCAGAAAATGACAAATTCCAGTATACACATTTTGCACACAAAATAAACAGCTTCGACACTGCTCCTAAGAAATTATTGGCATCAGATTCTCGCCTGCGTCCTGATAGATACGCACTGGAGCAGGGGGACCTATCCAAAGCCGGTTTTGAAAAGAGCAG CTTGGAGGAAAGGCAGAGAGCTGAGAAGAAAAATCGACTGGAAAAAGGACACGAGTTTACTCCGAGGTGGTTTGACAAAACAGATGAAGTCTTCAAGACAACATGGGATGACATGGAAGTGTACCGTTACAATGGAAAGTACACAGAACACCGGGCTGCAATAGACAACTCAGACAGCGTCGAAGCGATTGACGTCAAATCAATAGAGTTCAACCCCTGGCAATACGAGGATTTGGCTACTGCTTAA
- the LOC137723574 gene encoding telomere repeat-binding protein 5-like isoform X3 — protein sequence MVLQRRLDYGFSGYRMPEVPRASRSARGRGPIRKKLEANQIHAFEILASVAGKLLQESKDPLPTNDSFGKDPHFKFGGITKSKQQDKGSLLKEEPCELGSCDEETFLYVHGLQERRKSYTLNGVSHSQENFSYEINSVSKSLDSERINFDSIAEKPQGLLKRKQVTEPSQDTSMKEERTEFLGSSEDVMEMEERPHELVSSRHDVKTPFSGDCKNHGPFLGHCANIRVVNRDDDKSTMTKEFEHPPEDGDKKITNLAAPGHDGKIRQANCNWRTCYSHQRSQKIYPFKKRKFFNWRPLATSDRGCNCEGIFNTPDKILNGDNCCAAVRSSSTTGQQVPPKSNDCNVKLSIKSFKVPELFIEVPTTATVGSLKRTVMEAVTSILGDGLHVGILVQGEKVRDDNKTLLQTGISQDDKRHNLGFILEPKRAKLTYPPCSEDPSLVSGRSQELTRHSASLVSQPGTSDVSMSPPVLSLGGCIERDFKEVPSLASTSTDKTPPTSQALVAVPPISMKALAVVPFHRKSGHQEYVQRRIRRPFSVPEVEALVQAVEKLGTGRWRDVKLRAFESTKHRTYVDLKDKWKTLVHTARISPQQRRGEPVPQELLDRVLAAHAYWSQRHAKQQVKAAV from the exons ATGGTATTGCAGCGGAGGTTGGATTATGGCTTCAGTGGCTACCGGATGCCCGAGGTTCCTCGAGCTTCTAGATCAGCTAGG GGGAGGGGACCTATCAGGAAGAAACTTGAGGCCAATCAGATTCATGCGTTTGAGATTTTGGCTAGTGTAGCTGGTAAATTATTGCAGGAGAGCAAGGATCCTCTACCGACTAATGATTCTTTTGGAAAGGACCCGCATTTCAAATTTGGCGGTATTACTAAAAGCAAACAACAGGATAAAGGAAGCTTGCTGAAGGAAGAACCTTGTGAGTTGGGAAGCTGTGATGAGGAAACCTTTTTATACGTGCACGGGTTGCAAGAGCGCAGGAAAAGCTATACGTTGAATGGGGTTTCACATTCTCAGGAAAATTTTAGTTATGAGATCAACTCGGTGTCTAAAAGTCTAGATTCAGAGAGGATCAATTTTG ATTCCATTGCAGAGAAGCCACAGGGTCTACTTAAGAGGAAGCAAGTGACTGAACCATCACAGGATACGAGTATGAAGGAAGAAAGAACCGAGTTTCTCGGCAGTTCAGAGGATgtaatggaaatggaagaaaggcCTCATGAGCTGGTCAGTTCTAGGCATGATGTGAAGACTCCATTTTCAGGGGACTGCAAAAATCACGGTCCTTTTCTCGGCCATTGTGCTAACATTAGAGTAGTTAATAGAGATGATGACAAAAGCACCATGACAAAGGAATTTGAACATCCACCAGAAGACGGTGATAAGAAAATAACAAATCTGGCTGCACCCGGTCATG ATGGGAAAATAAGGCAAGCTAACTGTAACTGGAGAACTTGTTACTCACACCAAAGGTCACAAAAGATATATCCTTTCAAAAAGAGAAAGTTCTTTAATTGGAGGCCACTCGCTACATCTGATAGAGGGTGTAACTGTGAAGGCATATTTAACACTCCTGACAAGATACTAAATGGCGACAACTGCTGCGCAG CAGTTAGATCATCCTCAACAACGGGTCAGCAAGTACCTCCCAAGTCTAACGATTGTAATG TGAAGCTTAGCATTAAATCCTTCAAGGTTCCAGAGCTCTTTATTGAAGTTCCTACAACCGCAACTGTTGGTTCGTTGAAG AGGACAGTAATGGAGGCAGTAACGTCTATACTCGGAGATGGATTACATGTTGGCATCCTGGTCCAGGGAGAAAAGGTCAGAGATGACAACAAAACTCTACTGCAGACAGGGATTTCTCAGGATGACAAGCGACATAATTTGGGTTTCATCTTGGAGCCCAAACGGGCAAAGCTTACGTATCCTCCATGCAGTGAAGATCCATCTTTGGTATCTGGCAGATCTCAGGAGTTAACCAG GCATTCGGCATCTTTGGTGTCACAACCTGGGACTTCAGATGTCTCGATGAGTCCTCCAGTACTAAGTTTGGGTGGCTGCATTGAAAGAGACTTCAAGGAAGTTCCTTCTCTTGCTAGTACTTCAACTGACAAAACCCCGCCAACATCCCAAGCTCTCGTTGCAGTTCCACCAATTAGCATGAAGGCATTGGCTGTGGTTCCTTTTCATCGGAAATCTGGGCATCAAGAGTATGTACAGCGCCGAATCAGGAGACCTTTCTCTGTTCCAGAAGTAGAAGCATTGGTTCAGGCTGTTGAGAAACTTGGAACGGGAAG GTGGCGCGATGTTAAGTTGCGTGCTTTCGAAAGTACAAAACATCGAACTTACGTGGATCTGAAG GACAAGTGGAAAACGTTGGTGCACACAGCGAGGATCTCCCCGCAGCAAAGGAGGGGAGAGCCGGTTCCACAGGAGCTCTTGGACCGCGTCCTAGCCGCCCATGCCTACTGGTCTCAGCGGCACGCCAAACAGCAGGTGAAAGCGGCGGTCTGA
- the LOC137723574 gene encoding telomere repeat-binding protein 5-like isoform X2 has translation MVLQRRLDYGFSGYRMPEVPRASRSARGRGPIRKKLEANQIHAFEILASVAGKLLQESKDPLPTNDSFGKDPHFKFGGITKSKQQDKGSLLKEEPCELGSCDEETFLYVHGLQERRKSYTLNGVSHSQENFSYEINSVSKSLDSERINFGKGLGAVDSRNSCGSHSNKVVNDSPLSEDSIAEKPQGLLKRKQVTEPSQDTSMKEERTEFLGSSEDVMEMEERPHELVSSRHDVKTPFSGDCKNHGPFLGHCANIRVVNRDDDKSTMTKEFEHPPEDGDKKITNLAAPGHDGKIRQANCNWRTCYSHQRSQKIYPFKKRKFFNWRPLATSDRGCNCEGIFNTPDKILNGDNCCAVRSSSTTGQQVPPKSNDCNVKLSIKSFKVPELFIEVPTTATVGSLKRTVMEAVTSILGDGLHVGILVQGEKVRDDNKTLLQTGISQDDKRHNLGFILEPKRAKLTYPPCSEDPSLVSGRSQELTRHSASLVSQPGTSDVSMSPPVLSLGGCIERDFKEVPSLASTSTDKTPPTSQALVAVPPISMKALAVVPFHRKSGHQEYVQRRIRRPFSVPEVEALVQAVEKLGTGRWRDVKLRAFESTKHRTYVDLKDKWKTLVHTARISPQQRRGEPVPQELLDRVLAAHAYWSQRHAKQQVKAAV, from the exons ATGGTATTGCAGCGGAGGTTGGATTATGGCTTCAGTGGCTACCGGATGCCCGAGGTTCCTCGAGCTTCTAGATCAGCTAGG GGGAGGGGACCTATCAGGAAGAAACTTGAGGCCAATCAGATTCATGCGTTTGAGATTTTGGCTAGTGTAGCTGGTAAATTATTGCAGGAGAGCAAGGATCCTCTACCGACTAATGATTCTTTTGGAAAGGACCCGCATTTCAAATTTGGCGGTATTACTAAAAGCAAACAACAGGATAAAGGAAGCTTGCTGAAGGAAGAACCTTGTGAGTTGGGAAGCTGTGATGAGGAAACCTTTTTATACGTGCACGGGTTGCAAGAGCGCAGGAAAAGCTATACGTTGAATGGGGTTTCACATTCTCAGGAAAATTTTAGTTATGAGATCAACTCGGTGTCTAAAAGTCTAGATTCAGAGAGGATCAATTTTGGTAAGGGATTGGGTGCAGTTGATAGCAGAAATTCTTGTGGAAGCCATTCTAACAAAGTAGTCAATGACTCTCCCTTATCTGAAGATTCCATTGCAGAGAAGCCACAGGGTCTACTTAAGAGGAAGCAAGTGACTGAACCATCACAGGATACGAGTATGAAGGAAGAAAGAACCGAGTTTCTCGGCAGTTCAGAGGATgtaatggaaatggaagaaaggcCTCATGAGCTGGTCAGTTCTAGGCATGATGTGAAGACTCCATTTTCAGGGGACTGCAAAAATCACGGTCCTTTTCTCGGCCATTGTGCTAACATTAGAGTAGTTAATAGAGATGATGACAAAAGCACCATGACAAAGGAATTTGAACATCCACCAGAAGACGGTGATAAGAAAATAACAAATCTGGCTGCACCCGGTCATG ATGGGAAAATAAGGCAAGCTAACTGTAACTGGAGAACTTGTTACTCACACCAAAGGTCACAAAAGATATATCCTTTCAAAAAGAGAAAGTTCTTTAATTGGAGGCCACTCGCTACATCTGATAGAGGGTGTAACTGTGAAGGCATATTTAACACTCCTGACAAGATACTAAATGGCGACAACTGCTGCGCAG TTAGATCATCCTCAACAACGGGTCAGCAAGTACCTCCCAAGTCTAACGATTGTAATG TGAAGCTTAGCATTAAATCCTTCAAGGTTCCAGAGCTCTTTATTGAAGTTCCTACAACCGCAACTGTTGGTTCGTTGAAG AGGACAGTAATGGAGGCAGTAACGTCTATACTCGGAGATGGATTACATGTTGGCATCCTGGTCCAGGGAGAAAAGGTCAGAGATGACAACAAAACTCTACTGCAGACAGGGATTTCTCAGGATGACAAGCGACATAATTTGGGTTTCATCTTGGAGCCCAAACGGGCAAAGCTTACGTATCCTCCATGCAGTGAAGATCCATCTTTGGTATCTGGCAGATCTCAGGAGTTAACCAG GCATTCGGCATCTTTGGTGTCACAACCTGGGACTTCAGATGTCTCGATGAGTCCTCCAGTACTAAGTTTGGGTGGCTGCATTGAAAGAGACTTCAAGGAAGTTCCTTCTCTTGCTAGTACTTCAACTGACAAAACCCCGCCAACATCCCAAGCTCTCGTTGCAGTTCCACCAATTAGCATGAAGGCATTGGCTGTGGTTCCTTTTCATCGGAAATCTGGGCATCAAGAGTATGTACAGCGCCGAATCAGGAGACCTTTCTCTGTTCCAGAAGTAGAAGCATTGGTTCAGGCTGTTGAGAAACTTGGAACGGGAAG GTGGCGCGATGTTAAGTTGCGTGCTTTCGAAAGTACAAAACATCGAACTTACGTGGATCTGAAG GACAAGTGGAAAACGTTGGTGCACACAGCGAGGATCTCCCCGCAGCAAAGGAGGGGAGAGCCGGTTCCACAGGAGCTCTTGGACCGCGTCCTAGCCGCCCATGCCTACTGGTCTCAGCGGCACGCCAAACAGCAGGTGAAAGCGGCGGTCTGA
- the LOC137723584 gene encoding ribonuclease II, chloroplastic/mitochondrial-like, with product MAVRAVGSSTVFRSASSSASSPTLLSFRCCPCHFTTLQFRRFSKLGIRFPIFRSGKLAPGHGGVQSTSVHGLVNSVMEELGALRRRRLVRAAANGWIVEDKLVSRTLQQGLLLEFKKDAERVLLAVAQKPDGKKNWMVSDQNGVTSSIKPQQITYIVPGVENFDHTEISDFIQKAQDNSDPALLEFAWVELLEKNKRLTAEELAEMIFGSVEPLECYCAHLLLSEDEVYFTVLETKGSRSIYGPRPALQVEELLCRKLAKEAAEKELQEFKQLLKSAKAMPLDAKPPKSSWLVEEKIRHKIESLEAYAIDACTIDDQRKTAGIILRTMGMVKTASSALNLLIDIGYFPEHVNLDLLKLNIRTDHSDEVISSAEHLLSDSSDSDEIERRDLTHLKVYAIDGDEADELDDALSATRLQDGHIKIWIHVADATRFLQPGSIVDREAMRRGTSVFLPTATYPMFPEKLAIEGMSMQQGEICNAVTVSVVLHSNGSIAEYSVDNSIIKPTYMLTYESASELLHLNLQEEAELKILSEAATLRSIWHREQGAIDTATLEARIKVVNPEDPQPVINLYVENQADPAMRLVTEMVVLCGEVIATFGSRNNIPLPYRGQPQSNIDTSVFAHLPEGPVRSSALVKLMRAAEIDFRKPIRHGILGLPGYVQFTSPIRRYMDLLAHYQVKAFLAGESLPFSAGQLEGMASIVNMNVRVARRLFISSLRYWILEYLRRQPKEKEYRVLILRFIKDRIAAILLIEVGLQSSVWVSVGAQIGDEVLVRVEEAHPRDDVLLLKEVVI from the exons ATGGCGGTTCGAGCCGTCGGAAGCTCCACGGTCTTCCGCTCCGCCTCCTCTTCGGCTTCCTCACCCACTCTCCTTTCCTTCCGCTGCTGCCCTTGCCATTTCACTACTCTCCAATTCCGCCGATTCTCCAAATTAGGCATTCGCTTCCCGATATTTCGGTCCGGTAAGCTAGCTCCAGGCCATGGCGGCGTTCAAAGCACCTCCGTTCACGGCCTCGTCAATAGCGTCATGGAAGAGCTGGGCGCCCTGCGCAGACGGAGACTAGTTCGCGCTGCCGCCAA TGGATGGATTGTAGAAGATAAGCTTGTGAGCCGGACACTGCAGCAAGGTCTGCTACTGGAGTTCAAGAAGGATGCAGAGAGAGTGTTGCTGGCCGTTGCGCAGAAACCTGATGGCAAGAAGAACTGGATGGTGTCCGATCAG AATGGTGTTACATCGTCAATTAAACCACAACAAATTACGTATATTGTTCCCGGTGTTGAGAACTTTGACCACACAGAGATATCAGACTTTATTCAGAAAGCTCAAGATAACTCG GATCCAGCACTGCTTGAATTCGCTTGGGTTGAGCTCCTTGAAAAGAATAAGCGGTTGACGGCAGAAGAATTAGCCGAG ATGATATTTGGTAGCGTGGAACCTCTTGAATGCTACTGTGCTCATTTGTTGCTTTCAGAAGATGAAGTATACTTCACTGTGCTGGAGACAAAGGGTTCTCGCTCTATATATGGTCCTCGACCTGCTCTGCAG GTTGAGGAACTTCTGTGTAGGAAGCTCGCAAAGGAGGCTGCTGAGAAAGAACTGCAGGAGTTTAAACAATTACTGAAATCTGCTAAGGCAATGCCTTTAGATGCTAAACCTCCCAAATCTTCTTGGTTGGTAGAAGAGAAAATCAGACACAAAATTGAGTCTCTTGAAGCTTATGCTATTGATGCTTGCACAATTGATGACCAAAGGAAAACAGCTGGAATA ATCCTAAGAACAATGGGGATGGTAAAAACAGCCTCATCAGCTTTGAATCTCCTCATAGACATTGGCTATTTTCCTGAACATGTGAATCTTGACCTATTGAAATTGAACATCCGTACTGATCATTCAGATGAAGTTATATCATCTGCAGAACATCTTTTGTCAGATTCCTCTGATTCAGATGAG ATTGAAAGGCGAGATCTCACTCACTTGAAGGTCTATGCTATTGACGGGGACGAGGCTGATGAG CTCGATGATGCCCTGAGTGCAACGAGGCTACAAGATGGACACATTAAAATATGGATTCATGTTGCAGATGCAACTAGGTTTCTTCAACCTGGGAGCATAGTAGACAG GGAGGCAATGAGAAGAGGAACTTCTGTATTCTTGCCCACTGCTACTTATCCTATGTTCCCAGAGAAACTTGCCATTGAGGGAATGAGTATGCAACAAGGAGAGATTTGCAATGCGGTTACTGTATCTGTGGTGCTGCACTCCAATGGAAG CATTGCAGAATATTCAGTGGACAACTCAATTATTAAACCAACATACATGTTGACATATGAGAGTGCATCTGAGCTTCTTCATTTGAACCTGCAAGAAGAGGCTGAACTGAAAATCCTGTCTGAGGCTGCAACTCTCCGGTCAATATGGCATCGAGAACAG GGTGCAATTGACACAGCCACATTGGAAGCACGCATCAAAGTGGTTAATCCAGAGGATCCGCAGCCTGTGATTAATTTGTATGTAGAAAACCAGGCAGACCCTGCAATGCGACTTGTCACTGAGATGGTGGTACTCTGCGGAGAAGTTATAGCCACTTTTGGTTCTAGAAATAACATTCCTTTACCCTATAGAGGACAACCCCAATCCAACATCGACACCTCTGTGTTTGCACATCTTCCAGAAGGACCTGTTAGAAGCTCTGCTCTTGTTAAACTAATGCGTGCTGCTGAAATTGATTTCAGAAAACCTATACGTCATGGAATTTTAGGACTTCCAGGTTATGTTCAGTTTACATCTCCCATCCGTAGATACATGGATCTACTAGCTCACTATCAG GTGAAAGCATTTCTTGCAGGGGAATCTCTTCCTTTCTCAGCTGGTCAGTTAGAAGGGATGGCATCTATTGTGAACATGAATGTAAGAGTAGCAAGGAGGCTCTTCATCAGCAGTCTTCGGTACTGGATATTAGAATATCTGAGAAGGcagccaaaagaaaaagagtatcgTGTGCTGATTCTTAGATTCATCAAGGATCGGATTGCGGCCATATTGTTAATTGAG GTGGGACTTCAATCTTCCGTGTGGGTGTCCGTGGGAGCTCAAATTGGAGATGAAGTTCTTGTTCGGGTAGAAGAAGCTCATCCACGCGATGATGTGCTTTTACTTAAAGAGGTTGTCATTTGA
- the LOC137723574 gene encoding telomere repeat-binding protein 5-like isoform X1, translating into MVLQRRLDYGFSGYRMPEVPRASRSARGRGPIRKKLEANQIHAFEILASVAGKLLQESKDPLPTNDSFGKDPHFKFGGITKSKQQDKGSLLKEEPCELGSCDEETFLYVHGLQERRKSYTLNGVSHSQENFSYEINSVSKSLDSERINFGKGLGAVDSRNSCGSHSNKVVNDSPLSEDSIAEKPQGLLKRKQVTEPSQDTSMKEERTEFLGSSEDVMEMEERPHELVSSRHDVKTPFSGDCKNHGPFLGHCANIRVVNRDDDKSTMTKEFEHPPEDGDKKITNLAAPGHDGKIRQANCNWRTCYSHQRSQKIYPFKKRKFFNWRPLATSDRGCNCEGIFNTPDKILNGDNCCAAVRSSSTTGQQVPPKSNDCNVKLSIKSFKVPELFIEVPTTATVGSLKRTVMEAVTSILGDGLHVGILVQGEKVRDDNKTLLQTGISQDDKRHNLGFILEPKRAKLTYPPCSEDPSLVSGRSQELTRHSASLVSQPGTSDVSMSPPVLSLGGCIERDFKEVPSLASTSTDKTPPTSQALVAVPPISMKALAVVPFHRKSGHQEYVQRRIRRPFSVPEVEALVQAVEKLGTGRWRDVKLRAFESTKHRTYVDLKDKWKTLVHTARISPQQRRGEPVPQELLDRVLAAHAYWSQRHAKQQVKAAV; encoded by the exons ATGGTATTGCAGCGGAGGTTGGATTATGGCTTCAGTGGCTACCGGATGCCCGAGGTTCCTCGAGCTTCTAGATCAGCTAGG GGGAGGGGACCTATCAGGAAGAAACTTGAGGCCAATCAGATTCATGCGTTTGAGATTTTGGCTAGTGTAGCTGGTAAATTATTGCAGGAGAGCAAGGATCCTCTACCGACTAATGATTCTTTTGGAAAGGACCCGCATTTCAAATTTGGCGGTATTACTAAAAGCAAACAACAGGATAAAGGAAGCTTGCTGAAGGAAGAACCTTGTGAGTTGGGAAGCTGTGATGAGGAAACCTTTTTATACGTGCACGGGTTGCAAGAGCGCAGGAAAAGCTATACGTTGAATGGGGTTTCACATTCTCAGGAAAATTTTAGTTATGAGATCAACTCGGTGTCTAAAAGTCTAGATTCAGAGAGGATCAATTTTGGTAAGGGATTGGGTGCAGTTGATAGCAGAAATTCTTGTGGAAGCCATTCTAACAAAGTAGTCAATGACTCTCCCTTATCTGAAGATTCCATTGCAGAGAAGCCACAGGGTCTACTTAAGAGGAAGCAAGTGACTGAACCATCACAGGATACGAGTATGAAGGAAGAAAGAACCGAGTTTCTCGGCAGTTCAGAGGATgtaatggaaatggaagaaaggcCTCATGAGCTGGTCAGTTCTAGGCATGATGTGAAGACTCCATTTTCAGGGGACTGCAAAAATCACGGTCCTTTTCTCGGCCATTGTGCTAACATTAGAGTAGTTAATAGAGATGATGACAAAAGCACCATGACAAAGGAATTTGAACATCCACCAGAAGACGGTGATAAGAAAATAACAAATCTGGCTGCACCCGGTCATG ATGGGAAAATAAGGCAAGCTAACTGTAACTGGAGAACTTGTTACTCACACCAAAGGTCACAAAAGATATATCCTTTCAAAAAGAGAAAGTTCTTTAATTGGAGGCCACTCGCTACATCTGATAGAGGGTGTAACTGTGAAGGCATATTTAACACTCCTGACAAGATACTAAATGGCGACAACTGCTGCGCAG CAGTTAGATCATCCTCAACAACGGGTCAGCAAGTACCTCCCAAGTCTAACGATTGTAATG TGAAGCTTAGCATTAAATCCTTCAAGGTTCCAGAGCTCTTTATTGAAGTTCCTACAACCGCAACTGTTGGTTCGTTGAAG AGGACAGTAATGGAGGCAGTAACGTCTATACTCGGAGATGGATTACATGTTGGCATCCTGGTCCAGGGAGAAAAGGTCAGAGATGACAACAAAACTCTACTGCAGACAGGGATTTCTCAGGATGACAAGCGACATAATTTGGGTTTCATCTTGGAGCCCAAACGGGCAAAGCTTACGTATCCTCCATGCAGTGAAGATCCATCTTTGGTATCTGGCAGATCTCAGGAGTTAACCAG GCATTCGGCATCTTTGGTGTCACAACCTGGGACTTCAGATGTCTCGATGAGTCCTCCAGTACTAAGTTTGGGTGGCTGCATTGAAAGAGACTTCAAGGAAGTTCCTTCTCTTGCTAGTACTTCAACTGACAAAACCCCGCCAACATCCCAAGCTCTCGTTGCAGTTCCACCAATTAGCATGAAGGCATTGGCTGTGGTTCCTTTTCATCGGAAATCTGGGCATCAAGAGTATGTACAGCGCCGAATCAGGAGACCTTTCTCTGTTCCAGAAGTAGAAGCATTGGTTCAGGCTGTTGAGAAACTTGGAACGGGAAG GTGGCGCGATGTTAAGTTGCGTGCTTTCGAAAGTACAAAACATCGAACTTACGTGGATCTGAAG GACAAGTGGAAAACGTTGGTGCACACAGCGAGGATCTCCCCGCAGCAAAGGAGGGGAGAGCCGGTTCCACAGGAGCTCTTGGACCGCGTCCTAGCCGCCCATGCCTACTGGTCTCAGCGGCACGCCAAACAGCAGGTGAAAGCGGCGGTCTGA
- the LOC137723020 gene encoding RHOMBOID-like protein 1, which produces MAGEPPSSGAQMKVNSRRHHNVVHPVDIETPPVASPAPAASPPVYREIKHFKKWVVWLIPVFIAANVVMFIITMYVNNCPNNSVSCIATFLGRFSFQPFKENPLLGPSSSTLQKMGALDVKKVVDRHQGWLLITCNWLHAGVFHLLANMLSLLVVGYRLEQEFGFVRIGLLYVISGLGGSLLSSLFIQTNISVGASGALFGLLGAMLSELITNWTLYASKFGALFTLLIIIAINLAVGILPHVDNFAHIGGFLSGFFLGFVFLIRPQFGWVNQRYAAPGPGYASSQTKSKFKTYQCILWVLSVIVLIVGFTVGLVMLLRGVDANKHCSWCHYLSCVPTSRWSCNTEPAYCTSNQMGDQIYLTCSSNGKNGTYAIPNASSSQIQGLCSQLCG; this is translated from the exons ATGGCGGGGGAGCCACCGTCGTCGGGGGCCCAAATGAAAGTGAACTCACGGCGGCACCACAACGTAGTCCACCCAGTAGACATCGAGACGCCGCCTGTAGCCTCCCCAGCTCCGGCCGCGTCTCCGCCCGTGTACAGAGAGATCAAGCATTTTAAGAAATGGGTTGTCTGGCTGATTCCTGTATTTATTGCTGCCAATGTTGTTATGTTCATCATCACCATGTACGTCAACAACTGTCCCAATAACTCCGTCTCTTGCATTGCCACGTTCTTGGGGAGGTTCTCCTTCCAGCCTTTTAAGGAGAACCCGCTTCTAGGACCCTCTTCATCGAC GTTGCAGAAGATGGGGGCTTTGGATGTAAAGAAGGTGGTTGACAGACACCAGGGGTGGCTTCTAATCACTTGCAATTGGTTACATGCGGGCGTCTTCCATTTATTGGCTAATATGCTGAGCCTTTTAGTCGTTGGATATCGGCTAGAGCAAGAGTTCGGCTTTG TCCGAATTGGGTTGCTATATGTCATCTCTGGACTTGGTGGGAGTTTGTTGTCTTCGCTTTTCATCCAAACAAACATTTCAGTTGGTGCTTCTGGTGCACTTTTCGGGTTGCTGGGAGCCATGCTTTCTGAACTTATCACTAATTGGACATTATATGCTAGTAAG TTTGGAGCACTTTTCACCCTCCTGATCATCATAGCAATCAATTTGGCAGTGGGAATACTCCCACACGTTGACAACTTTGCTCATATTGGAGGATTCCTCTCGGGattttttcttgggtttgtGTTTCTTATCCGCCCCCAGTTCGGATGGGTTAACCAAAGATATGCTGCTCCTGGTCCAGGATATGCCTCATCTCAAACAAAATCGAAGTTCAAGACCTATCAGTGCATTCTGTGGGTCCTCTCTGTGATAGTTTTAATTGTTGG GTTTACAGTTGGCCTGGTTATGCTTCTTCGGGGAGTTGATGCCAATAAACATTGTTCTTGGTGTCATTATTTATCTTGTGTCCCTACTTCAAGATGGAGCTGCAACACGGAGCCTGCGTACTGCACG TCAAACCAGATGGGTGATCAAATCTATTTAACATGCTCGAGCAATGGTAAAAATGGCACGTATGCGATTCCAAATGCAAGCAGTTCTCAGATCCAGGGGCTATGTTCTCAGCTTTGCGGTTGA